A window of Oncorhynchus keta strain PuntledgeMale-10-30-2019 chromosome 27, Oket_V2, whole genome shotgun sequence contains these coding sequences:
- the LOC118360034 gene encoding transcription initiation factor TFIID subunit 8-like, protein MADPAVMAGGFSAIVGRSGCGKATSSPAENYQLARRRTLQVVVSSLLTECGFESAEKATVESLTEMIQSYISEVGRCAKAYCEHTARITPTLSDAVVTLNEMGFNVDTLPGYAKRSQRMVITAPPVTNAPVIPKALIAGQKRTHPSHIPSHFPEFPDPHTYIKTPTFREPVSDYQVVREKAASQRRDVERALTRFMAKTGETQSLFKDDVTAFPLIAERPSSIPYLSALLPSELELQTLEETDSSEQDDQTDSENTPVNNLNDDPGADKENSVLLAGGVVPLVKVSEENMIDNPYLRPVKKPKVRRKK, encoded by the exons ATGGCGGACCCTGCGGTGATGGCGGGTGGATTCAGTGCTATAGTCGGG CGTTCCGGGTGTGGTAAGGCGACGTCCAGCCCAGCAGAGAATTACCAGCTTGCCCGGCGTCGCACCCTCCAAGTGGTAGTGAGCTCTCTGCTGACAGAGTGTGGATTCGAGAGCGCAGAGAAGGCCACTGTGGAATCACTGACTGAGATGATCCAGAGCT ACATATCTGAAGTAGGTCGTTGTGCCAAGGCATACTGTGAACACACAGCTCGAATCACGCCCACCCTCTCTGACGCTGTGGTCACACTCAATGAAATGG GTTTCAATGTGGACACTCTGCCAGGGTATGCCAAGAGATCACAGAGGATGGTTATAACTGCTC CTCCAGTGACGAATGCTCCTGTGATCCCAAAGGCCTTGATTGCTGGACAGAAACGCACTCATCCCTCCCACATCCCCAGCCACTTCCCGGAGTTCCCCGATCCTCACACTTACATCAAAACTCCA ACGTTTCGGGAGCCTGTGTCAGATTACCAGGTGGTGCGAGAGAAGGCAGCTTCTCAGAGAAGAGATGTAGAGCGAGCACTCACACGCTTCATGGCCAAGACTGGAGAAACACAGAGCCTCTTCAAGGATGATGTCACTGCCTTCCCAT TGATTGCAGAGCGGCCCAGCTCCATCCCATATCTCAGTGCCCTGCTGCCCTCAGAACTGGAGCTGCAGACTCTGGAGGAGACAGACTCCTCTGAACAGGACGATCAGACCGACAGCGAGAACACGCCAGTCAACAACCTCAAT GATGATCCTGGAGCTGATAAGGAGAATTCCGTGCTTCTTGCTGGGGGCGTGGTTCCCTTGGTGAAGGTCAGTGAAGAAAACATGATTGACAACCCATACTTGAGGCCAGTCAAGAAACCCAAAGTGAGGAGGAAGAAGTGA